One genomic window of Salvelinus alpinus chromosome 9, SLU_Salpinus.1, whole genome shotgun sequence includes the following:
- the LOC139530827 gene encoding asialoglycoprotein receptor 1-like isoform X1, with protein MFEQTQQRDTTIPTDWNIFNKADNSMENYEKYTENEFDTDEAPFYHSQDQKPVSTFTVRDGPSFPHYRLVTICLGPLGALLLVVAIVLGVYCNKVSESHLPLYQNLTQISSELEQLRAAQNNVIHAKEEAQRKLHRELTSLHQLEIALQQQTTSSDNFQAQIESLRKDKTQLQSQISSLELSCGLCLPGWDLLNSTCYYFAISDANESRSWGEARKECLSYGADLVVVDSWEKQEFMSKSIQALRYSSIVRYNTGFWIGLKEEEDTEGTWTWLDGTELTQGYWADGEPNDDKKAEDCAAIYSKTHPRKTWNDAPCTHALKWICEMKAKAAQELKL; from the exons ATGTTTGAACAAACTCAACAGAGAGATACGACCATCCCCACTGACTGGAACATTTTTAACAAGGCAGACAATTCAATGGAGAATTACGAGAAATATACCGAAAATGAGTTCGACACAGATGAAGCTCCCTTCTATCATAGCCAAGACCAGAAACCAG TATCCACATTCACAGTAAGAGATGGGCCCAGTTTTCCGCATTACCGATTGGTTACAATATGTTTGGGGCCACTTGGTGCTCTTCTACTGGTTGTTGCCATTGTCCTGGGAGTATACT GTAATAAAGTCAGTGAGAGTCATCTTCCACTATATCAGAATTTAACACAGATCAGCAGTGAGCTGGAGCAACTCAGAGCCGCCCAGAACAATGTGATTCATGCTAAAGAGGAGGCCCAGAGAAAGTTACACAGAGAGCTCACTAGCCTCCACCAACTAGAGATAGCATTACAGCAACAGACGACCAGCAGCGATAACTTTCAGGCGCAGATTGAGAGCCTTCGCAAGGACAAGACGCAGCTGCAGTCCCAAATATCTTCGCTTG AGCTAAGCTGTGGCCTATGTTTGCCAGGATGGGATCTGCTCAACTCAACATGTTACTACTTTGCCATTTCTGATGCCAATGAGTCTAGAAGCTGGGGAGAGGCCAGAAAAGAATGTTTAAGTTATGGAGCTGACCTGGTTGTGGTAGATAGCTGGGAGAAGCAG gAGTTTATGAGTAAGTCGATACAAGCATTAAGATACAGTTCAATAGTCAGGTACAACACTGGGTTCTGGATTGGATTGAAGGAGGAAGAGGATACAGAGGGGACCTGGACATGGCTTGATGGGACTGAGCTGACTCAGGG GTACTGGGCAGATGGGGAGCCGAATGACGATAAGAAAGCCGAGGACTGTGCAGCCATTTACTCCAAAACTCATCCCAGGAAGACTTGGAACGATGCCCCATGTACACATGCACTGAAATGGATATGTGAAATGAAAGCAAAGGCAGCCCAGGAATTAAAGTTGTAA
- the LOC139530827 gene encoding asialoglycoprotein receptor 1-like isoform X2, which translates to MFEQTQQRDTTIPTDWNIFNKADNSMENYEKYTENEFDTDEAPFYHSQDQKPVSTFTVRDGPSFPHYRLVTICLGPLGALLLVVAIVLGVYCNKVSESHLPLYQNLTQISSELEQLRAAQNNVIHAKEEAQRKLHRELTSLHQLEIALQQQTTSSDNFQAQIESLRKDKTQLQSQISSLELSCGLCLPGWDLLNSTCYYFAISDANESRSWGEARKECLSYGADLVVVDSWEKQEFMSKSIQALRYSSIVRYNTGFWIGLKEEEDTEGTWTWLDGTELTQGWGAE; encoded by the exons ATGTTTGAACAAACTCAACAGAGAGATACGACCATCCCCACTGACTGGAACATTTTTAACAAGGCAGACAATTCAATGGAGAATTACGAGAAATATACCGAAAATGAGTTCGACACAGATGAAGCTCCCTTCTATCATAGCCAAGACCAGAAACCAG TATCCACATTCACAGTAAGAGATGGGCCCAGTTTTCCGCATTACCGATTGGTTACAATATGTTTGGGGCCACTTGGTGCTCTTCTACTGGTTGTTGCCATTGTCCTGGGAGTATACT GTAATAAAGTCAGTGAGAGTCATCTTCCACTATATCAGAATTTAACACAGATCAGCAGTGAGCTGGAGCAACTCAGAGCCGCCCAGAACAATGTGATTCATGCTAAAGAGGAGGCCCAGAGAAAGTTACACAGAGAGCTCACTAGCCTCCACCAACTAGAGATAGCATTACAGCAACAGACGACCAGCAGCGATAACTTTCAGGCGCAGATTGAGAGCCTTCGCAAGGACAAGACGCAGCTGCAGTCCCAAATATCTTCGCTTG AGCTAAGCTGTGGCCTATGTTTGCCAGGATGGGATCTGCTCAACTCAACATGTTACTACTTTGCCATTTCTGATGCCAATGAGTCTAGAAGCTGGGGAGAGGCCAGAAAAGAATGTTTAAGTTATGGAGCTGACCTGGTTGTGGTAGATAGCTGGGAGAAGCAG gAGTTTATGAGTAAGTCGATACAAGCATTAAGATACAGTTCAATAGTCAGGTACAACACTGGGTTCTGGATTGGATTGAAGGAGGAAGAGGATACAGAGGGGACCTGGACATGGCTTGATGGGACTGAGCTGACTCAGGG ATGGGGAGCCGAATGA
- the LOC139530829 gene encoding asialoglycoprotein receptor 1-like: protein MENSDISKNVLKGFKGTYNELICQDDFSTDGHPLHNRQDQQQVSIFMVRDGQSFRFYRLVAVSLGMLIALLLVVDIGLGVQYSKVSEKYGPLYQNLTQISSELEQLRATHSNMIHAKEEALTVLQKELQKVNKTSGQLGSAKHTGMELQRQVESLQEQVAALQSRVTEVVEICGRCLPGWKLLNSVCYYFPLSNSIPLKTWDRSRDNCIKKGADLAIIDSEEKQEFINKAIQALRSSSGSWHLTGFWIGLKEEEDEEGTWAWLDGTELTQGYWADGEPNDDMNNEDCAAIYSKNHPKTTWDAMKTWNDAPCRYALKWICEMKAKEVQELKL from the exons ATGGAGAATTCTGACATATCAAAAAATGTGTTGAAAGGATTCAAGGGAACATATAATGAGCTGATATGTCAGGATGATTTCAGCACAGATGGACATCCTCTCCATAACAGACAAGACCAACAACAAG TGTCCATCTTCATGGTGAGAGATGGGCAGAGTTTTCGATTCTATCGATTGGTTGCAGTGAGTCTGGGCATGCTCATTGCTCTTCTACTGGTCGTTGACATTGGTCTGGGGGTCCAAT ACAGCAAAGTCAGTGAGAAGTACGGTCCACTATATCAGAACTTGACACAAATCAGCAGTGAGCTGGAGCAACTCAGAGCCACCCACAGTAATATGATCCATGCTAAAGAGGAGGCCTTGACAGTGTTGCAGAAAGAGCTCCAAAAGGTGAACAAAACCAGCGGGCAGCTAGGGAGTGCCAAACACACTGGCATGGAGTTACAGAGGCAGGTTGAAAGCCTTCAGGAACAGGTGGCGGCATTGCAGTCCAGGGTCACTGAAGTTG TGGAAATCTGTGGCCGTTGTTTGCCAGGATGGAAATTGCTCAACTCGGTGTGTTACTACTTTCCCTTGTCTAACTCCATTCCTCTGAAAACGTGGGACAGAAGCAGAGATAACTGCATTAAAAAGGGAGCTGACCTGGCAATAATAGATAGTGAAGAGAAGCAG GAGTTTATCAATAAGGCAATACAAGCATTAAGATCCAGCTCAGGATCCTGGCACCTAACAGGGTTCTGGATAGGActgaaggaggaagaggatgaagaggGAACCTGGGCATGGCTTGATGGGACTGAACTGACTCAGGG ATACTGGGCAGATGGGGAGCCTAACGACGATATGAATAACGAGGACTGTGCAGCCATTTACTCCAAAAACCATCCCAAGACGACTTGGGATGCCATGAAGACTTGGAACGATGCCCCATGTAGATATGCACTGAAATGGATATGTGAAATGAAAGCAAAGGAAGTTCAGGAATTAAAGTTGTAA
- the LOC139530826 gene encoding tetratricopeptide repeat protein 8-like isoform X2, translated as MEIPMDPLFLAWSYFRRRKFQPCSNICSKILEDSPYDQAAWSLKTRALTEMVYIDEVEVDQEGIAEMLLDESSIAQVARPGTSLRLPGTSHGGGPTPAIRPMTQSGRPITGFVRPSTQSGRPGTMEQAIRTPRTAHTARPVTSASGRFVRLGTASMLTNPEGPFINLSRLNFAKYAQKPNLSKTLFEYIFHHENDVKNALDLAALATENAQFKDWWWKVQLGKCYYRLGLHRESEKQFQSALNHQEVVDTYLYLAKVYQRLDQPITALNLFKQGLDHFPGEVTLLTGIARIHEEMNNFTSATEYYKDVLKQDNTHVEAIACIGSNHFYTDQPEIALRFYRRLLQMGVYNCQLYNNLGLCCFYAQQYDMTLSSFERALALVANDEEQADVWYNIGHVAVGIGDLTLAYQCFKLALAFNNDHAEAYNNLAVLELRKGHIEQSKAFLQTAASLAPHMYEPHFNYSTLSDKTEWNRGTQEQTQMRRLG; from the exons ATGGAGATACCTATGGATCCCTTGTTTCTTGCATGGAGCTACTTTAGAAGACGGAAGTTCCAACCATGTTCCAATATTTGTTCGAAGATATTGGAGGACAGTCCATACGACCAG GCTGCATGGAGTCTGAAGACCCGTgctctgacagagatggtgtacaTTGATGAGGTGGAGGTGGACCAGGAGGGGATCGCTGAGATGTTGCTGGATGAGAGCTCCATCGCTCAGGTTGCTC GCCCTGGGACATCACTGAGGCTTCCAGGAACAAGCCATGGAGGTGGACCTACTCCAGCCATCAG GCCCATGACCCAATCGGGACGTCCTATCACAGGGTTTGTGAGGCCCAGTACCCAGTCTGGCAGACCAGGGACGATGGAACAAGCCATCAGGACCCCTCGCACGGCACACACTGCCCGTCCTGTCACTAGTGCGTCTGGGAGATTTGTCCGGCTGGGAACAGCCTCCATGTTGACCAATCCTGAGGGACCATTTATAAACTTATCTAGACTCAACTTCGCTAAATATGCCCAGAAGCCCAATTTATCCAAG ACCTTATTTGAGTACATCTTCCATCATGAAAATGATGTTAAAAAT GCTTTAGACCTGGCTGCTCTGGCCACTGAGAATGCTCAGTTCAAAGACTGGTGGTGGAAAGTCCAGCTGGGGAAATGCTACTACAG ACTTGGTTTACACCGGGAATCAGAAAAACAGTTCCAATCTGCTCTCAATCATCAGGAGGTGGTGGACACGTACCTCTATCTGGCGAAG GTGTATCAGCGGCTTGATCAGCCTATAACTGCACTGAACCTCTTCAAGCAAGGTCTGGACCACTTTCCTGGGGAGGTCACTCTCTTAACAGGAATTGCTCGCATTCACGAG GAGATGAATAACTTCACCTCAGCCACAGAGTACTACAAAGATGTCCTGAAGCAGGACAACACTCACGTTGAGGCTATCGCCTGCATAGGCAGCAATCACTTCTACACGGACCAGCCTGAGATCGCCCTGCGCTTTTACAg ACGGCTGCTGCAGATGGGAGTATATAATTGCCAGCTGTACAACAACCTTGGACTGTGCTGCTTCTATGCCCAGCAGTATGACATGACCCTCTCCTCCTTTGAGAGGGCTCTGGCCCTAGTGGCCAACGATGAGGAGCAGGCTGACGTCTGGTACAACATTGGACACGTAGCTGTG GGAATAGGAGACCTGACTCTGGCATACCAGTGTTTTAAACTGGCCTTGGCCTTCAACAACGACCATGCTGAGGCCTATAATAACCTGGCTGTGCTGGAGCTACGCAAGGGACACATTGAGCAG TCCAAAGCTTTCCTCCAGACCGCTGCATCACTCGCCCCTCACATGTATGAACCACACTTTAACTACTCCACTCTGTCAGACAAG ACGGAGtggaacaggggaacccaagagcagactcagatgaggagactgggatga
- the LOC139530826 gene encoding tetratricopeptide repeat protein 8-like isoform X1, translated as MEIPMDPLFLAWSYFRRRKFQPCSNICSKILEDSPYDQAAWSLKTRALTEMVYIDEVEVDQEGIAEMLLDESSIAQVARPGTSLRLPGTSHGGGPTPAIRPMTQSGRPITGFVRPSTQSGRPGTMEQAIRTPRTAHTARPVTSASGRFVRLGTASMLTNPEGPFINLSRLNFAKYAQKPNLSKTLFEYIFHHENDVKNALDLAALATENAQFKDWWWKVQLGKCYYRLGLHRESEKQFQSALNHQEVVDTYLYLAKVYQRLDQPITALNLFKQGLDHFPGEVTLLTGIARIHEEMNNFTSATEYYKDVLKQDNTHVEAIACIGSNHFYTDQPEIALRFYRRLLQMGVYNCQLYNNLGLCCFYAQQYDMTLSSFERALALVANDEEQADVWYNIGHVAVGIGDLTLAYQCFKLALAFNNDHAEAYNNLAVLELRKGHIEQSKAFLQTAASLAPHMYEPHFNYSTLSDKTGDLQSSYTAAQRSEDAFPEHVDTQEILKHLRQHFAVL; from the exons ATGGAGATACCTATGGATCCCTTGTTTCTTGCATGGAGCTACTTTAGAAGACGGAAGTTCCAACCATGTTCCAATATTTGTTCGAAGATATTGGAGGACAGTCCATACGACCAG GCTGCATGGAGTCTGAAGACCCGTgctctgacagagatggtgtacaTTGATGAGGTGGAGGTGGACCAGGAGGGGATCGCTGAGATGTTGCTGGATGAGAGCTCCATCGCTCAGGTTGCTC GCCCTGGGACATCACTGAGGCTTCCAGGAACAAGCCATGGAGGTGGACCTACTCCAGCCATCAG GCCCATGACCCAATCGGGACGTCCTATCACAGGGTTTGTGAGGCCCAGTACCCAGTCTGGCAGACCAGGGACGATGGAACAAGCCATCAGGACCCCTCGCACGGCACACACTGCCCGTCCTGTCACTAGTGCGTCTGGGAGATTTGTCCGGCTGGGAACAGCCTCCATGTTGACCAATCCTGAGGGACCATTTATAAACTTATCTAGACTCAACTTCGCTAAATATGCCCAGAAGCCCAATTTATCCAAG ACCTTATTTGAGTACATCTTCCATCATGAAAATGATGTTAAAAAT GCTTTAGACCTGGCTGCTCTGGCCACTGAGAATGCTCAGTTCAAAGACTGGTGGTGGAAAGTCCAGCTGGGGAAATGCTACTACAG ACTTGGTTTACACCGGGAATCAGAAAAACAGTTCCAATCTGCTCTCAATCATCAGGAGGTGGTGGACACGTACCTCTATCTGGCGAAG GTGTATCAGCGGCTTGATCAGCCTATAACTGCACTGAACCTCTTCAAGCAAGGTCTGGACCACTTTCCTGGGGAGGTCACTCTCTTAACAGGAATTGCTCGCATTCACGAG GAGATGAATAACTTCACCTCAGCCACAGAGTACTACAAAGATGTCCTGAAGCAGGACAACACTCACGTTGAGGCTATCGCCTGCATAGGCAGCAATCACTTCTACACGGACCAGCCTGAGATCGCCCTGCGCTTTTACAg ACGGCTGCTGCAGATGGGAGTATATAATTGCCAGCTGTACAACAACCTTGGACTGTGCTGCTTCTATGCCCAGCAGTATGACATGACCCTCTCCTCCTTTGAGAGGGCTCTGGCCCTAGTGGCCAACGATGAGGAGCAGGCTGACGTCTGGTACAACATTGGACACGTAGCTGTG GGAATAGGAGACCTGACTCTGGCATACCAGTGTTTTAAACTGGCCTTGGCCTTCAACAACGACCATGCTGAGGCCTATAATAACCTGGCTGTGCTGGAGCTACGCAAGGGACACATTGAGCAG TCCAAAGCTTTCCTCCAGACCGCTGCATCACTCGCCCCTCACATGTATGAACCACACTTTAACTACTCCACTCTGTCAGACAAG ACTGGAGATCTGCAGAGTAGCTATACTGCTGCCCAGAGGTCAGAGGATGCCTTCCCTGAGCATGTAGATACCCAAGAGATTTTGAAACACCTGCGCCAGCACTTTGCTGTGCTGTGA
- the LOC139530826 gene encoding tetratricopeptide repeat protein 8-like isoform X4, translating into MTQSGRPITGFVRPSTQSGRPGTMEQAIRTPRTAHTARPVTSASGRFVRLGTASMLTNPEGPFINLSRLNFAKYAQKPNLSKTLFEYIFHHENDVKNALDLAALATENAQFKDWWWKVQLGKCYYRLGLHRESEKQFQSALNHQEVVDTYLYLAKVYQRLDQPITALNLFKQGLDHFPGEVTLLTGIARIHEEMNNFTSATEYYKDVLKQDNTHVEAIACIGSNHFYTDQPEIALRFYRRLLQMGVYNCQLYNNLGLCCFYAQQYDMTLSSFERALALVANDEEQADVWYNIGHVAVGIGDLTLAYQCFKLALAFNNDHAEAYNNLAVLELRKGHIEQSKAFLQTAASLAPHMYEPHFNYSTLSDKTGDLQSSYTAAQRSEDAFPEHVDTQEILKHLRQHFAVL; encoded by the exons ATGACCCAATCGGGACGTCCTATCACAGGGTTTGTGAGGCCCAGTACCCAGTCTGGCAGACCAGGGACGATGGAACAAGCCATCAGGACCCCTCGCACGGCACACACTGCCCGTCCTGTCACTAGTGCGTCTGGGAGATTTGTCCGGCTGGGAACAGCCTCCATGTTGACCAATCCTGAGGGACCATTTATAAACTTATCTAGACTCAACTTCGCTAAATATGCCCAGAAGCCCAATTTATCCAAG ACCTTATTTGAGTACATCTTCCATCATGAAAATGATGTTAAAAAT GCTTTAGACCTGGCTGCTCTGGCCACTGAGAATGCTCAGTTCAAAGACTGGTGGTGGAAAGTCCAGCTGGGGAAATGCTACTACAG ACTTGGTTTACACCGGGAATCAGAAAAACAGTTCCAATCTGCTCTCAATCATCAGGAGGTGGTGGACACGTACCTCTATCTGGCGAAG GTGTATCAGCGGCTTGATCAGCCTATAACTGCACTGAACCTCTTCAAGCAAGGTCTGGACCACTTTCCTGGGGAGGTCACTCTCTTAACAGGAATTGCTCGCATTCACGAG GAGATGAATAACTTCACCTCAGCCACAGAGTACTACAAAGATGTCCTGAAGCAGGACAACACTCACGTTGAGGCTATCGCCTGCATAGGCAGCAATCACTTCTACACGGACCAGCCTGAGATCGCCCTGCGCTTTTACAg ACGGCTGCTGCAGATGGGAGTATATAATTGCCAGCTGTACAACAACCTTGGACTGTGCTGCTTCTATGCCCAGCAGTATGACATGACCCTCTCCTCCTTTGAGAGGGCTCTGGCCCTAGTGGCCAACGATGAGGAGCAGGCTGACGTCTGGTACAACATTGGACACGTAGCTGTG GGAATAGGAGACCTGACTCTGGCATACCAGTGTTTTAAACTGGCCTTGGCCTTCAACAACGACCATGCTGAGGCCTATAATAACCTGGCTGTGCTGGAGCTACGCAAGGGACACATTGAGCAG TCCAAAGCTTTCCTCCAGACCGCTGCATCACTCGCCCCTCACATGTATGAACCACACTTTAACTACTCCACTCTGTCAGACAAG ACTGGAGATCTGCAGAGTAGCTATACTGCTGCCCAGAGGTCAGAGGATGCCTTCCCTGAGCATGTAGATACCCAAGAGATTTTGAAACACCTGCGCCAGCACTTTGCTGTGCTGTGA
- the LOC139530826 gene encoding tetratricopeptide repeat protein 8-like isoform X3, whose product MEIPMDPLFLAWSYFRRRKFQPCSNICSKILEDSPYDQAAWSLKTRALTEMVYIDEVEVDQEGIAEMLLDESSIAQVARPGTSLRLPGTSHGGGPTPAIRPMTQSGRPITGFVRPSTQSGRPGTMEQAIRTPRTAHTARPVTSASGRFVRLGTASMLTNPEGPFINLSRLNFAKYAQKPNLSKTLFEYIFHHENDVKNALDLAALATENAQFKDWWWKVQLGKCYYRLGLHRESEKQFQSALNHQEVVDTYLYLAKEMNNFTSATEYYKDVLKQDNTHVEAIACIGSNHFYTDQPEIALRFYRRLLQMGVYNCQLYNNLGLCCFYAQQYDMTLSSFERALALVANDEEQADVWYNIGHVAVGIGDLTLAYQCFKLALAFNNDHAEAYNNLAVLELRKGHIEQSKAFLQTAASLAPHMYEPHFNYSTLSDKTGDLQSSYTAAQRSEDAFPEHVDTQEILKHLRQHFAVL is encoded by the exons ATGGAGATACCTATGGATCCCTTGTTTCTTGCATGGAGCTACTTTAGAAGACGGAAGTTCCAACCATGTTCCAATATTTGTTCGAAGATATTGGAGGACAGTCCATACGACCAG GCTGCATGGAGTCTGAAGACCCGTgctctgacagagatggtgtacaTTGATGAGGTGGAGGTGGACCAGGAGGGGATCGCTGAGATGTTGCTGGATGAGAGCTCCATCGCTCAGGTTGCTC GCCCTGGGACATCACTGAGGCTTCCAGGAACAAGCCATGGAGGTGGACCTACTCCAGCCATCAG GCCCATGACCCAATCGGGACGTCCTATCACAGGGTTTGTGAGGCCCAGTACCCAGTCTGGCAGACCAGGGACGATGGAACAAGCCATCAGGACCCCTCGCACGGCACACACTGCCCGTCCTGTCACTAGTGCGTCTGGGAGATTTGTCCGGCTGGGAACAGCCTCCATGTTGACCAATCCTGAGGGACCATTTATAAACTTATCTAGACTCAACTTCGCTAAATATGCCCAGAAGCCCAATTTATCCAAG ACCTTATTTGAGTACATCTTCCATCATGAAAATGATGTTAAAAAT GCTTTAGACCTGGCTGCTCTGGCCACTGAGAATGCTCAGTTCAAAGACTGGTGGTGGAAAGTCCAGCTGGGGAAATGCTACTACAG ACTTGGTTTACACCGGGAATCAGAAAAACAGTTCCAATCTGCTCTCAATCATCAGGAGGTGGTGGACACGTACCTCTATCTGGCGAAG GAGATGAATAACTTCACCTCAGCCACAGAGTACTACAAAGATGTCCTGAAGCAGGACAACACTCACGTTGAGGCTATCGCCTGCATAGGCAGCAATCACTTCTACACGGACCAGCCTGAGATCGCCCTGCGCTTTTACAg ACGGCTGCTGCAGATGGGAGTATATAATTGCCAGCTGTACAACAACCTTGGACTGTGCTGCTTCTATGCCCAGCAGTATGACATGACCCTCTCCTCCTTTGAGAGGGCTCTGGCCCTAGTGGCCAACGATGAGGAGCAGGCTGACGTCTGGTACAACATTGGACACGTAGCTGTG GGAATAGGAGACCTGACTCTGGCATACCAGTGTTTTAAACTGGCCTTGGCCTTCAACAACGACCATGCTGAGGCCTATAATAACCTGGCTGTGCTGGAGCTACGCAAGGGACACATTGAGCAG TCCAAAGCTTTCCTCCAGACCGCTGCATCACTCGCCCCTCACATGTATGAACCACACTTTAACTACTCCACTCTGTCAGACAAG ACTGGAGATCTGCAGAGTAGCTATACTGCTGCCCAGAGGTCAGAGGATGCCTTCCCTGAGCATGTAGATACCCAAGAGATTTTGAAACACCTGCGCCAGCACTTTGCTGTGCTGTGA